The region AACGGGACGCCGCCCCAGCGCAGCCCCGTCGCGGACCAGGTGGTCACGCAGTGCAGGGCGGCGTGGACCTCACGCCGGGACGGCAGGCCGGTCAGCTCGGCGACGGCCAGCTGGGTGGGGTGGCGTACGACGCCGCCGACGGTGAGCACCGGATGCGGCGGCGGCACCGGGACCACCCCGGCGAACCGGGGCAGCCCGAAGCGGGCCAGCGGGGCCGGACGCTGGCCCGGCGGCAGCGCCGCGGCGCCGACGTGGCCGGACGGCACGGTCACGTCCCCTCGGTGATCACACCGAGGGCCGTCTCCAGGTAGGCCGACCGGGCGGCACGGCTCTGCGGCATCAGTCCCGGCATCCGCACCATCAGTTGCAGGTGCCCGACATAGGTGGTGTAGGCGAGCACGGCCCGCCGGTCCGCCTCGTCGGCCGCGAAGCCGGCACCGGCGAAGAGCGCCCGCAGGGTCGCCAGCCGGCGCCGGACCACACGGTCCATCGTGGGCGCGACCAGCGGGTGGTCGGCCGCGGCCAGCAGGTTGACCTCCACCCGGGCGCGCAGCGGGTCGGCGCTGACGGTGCTGGCCAGGATCGAACGCACCCGTTCGGTGGGCGTCGCGGCCTCGTCCAGCCCGTCGATCACCGCCTGGGTGTGCTCCTGTTCCCAGCGGGCGAGCGCCGCGGTGACGAGTGCGTCCCGGTTGGGGAAGTGCCAGTAGAAGCTGCCCTTGGTGGCACCGAGGCGGACCGCGATGGGCTCGACGGCCACCGCCGCGACGCCCTGCTCACCGATCACGTCGAGGGCCGCCCGCGCCCAGTCCTCGGCGCCGAGTCGGCCGCGCCGCGCCTCCTGGCCCATCGCCGTACGGTACCGTCCGAGC is a window of Micromonospora sp. R77 DNA encoding:
- a CDS encoding TetR/AcrR family transcriptional regulator → LGRYRTAMGQEARRGRLGAEDWARAALDVIGEQGVAAVAVEPIAVRLGATKGSFYWHFPNRDALVTAALARWEQEHTQAVIDGLDEAATPTERVRSILASTVSADPLRARVEVNLLAAADHPLVAPTMDRVVRRRLATLRALFAGAGFAADEADRRAVLAYTTYVGHLQLMVRMPGLMPQSRAARSAYLETALGVITEGT